A single window of Drosophila suzukii chromosome 3, CBGP_Dsuzu_IsoJpt1.0, whole genome shotgun sequence DNA harbors:
- the lqf gene encoding epsin-2 isoform X6: MRKQKDDMQVNVAGLRRNIKNLAHNYSDAQVKVREATSNDPWGPSAAIMGEIADLTYNVVAFSEIMQMIWKRLNDHGKNWRHVYKALILLEYLIKTGTEKVAQQCKENIFAIQTLREFVYFEEGKDQGTHVREKAKQLVNLLKDDERLKNERVKALKAKERFSQHPSGFGSDGYIDGPSQRDLPPGWQEEPPKSVSELEMVRPQTAGEEELQLQLAMAMSREEAEQEEAKRRSDDVRLQLALSQSEQDFKDPNGRPIPAPKKEEPQSHLLDLLDISLGATSISSPPLGAAGGAPAAVVDPWATPGPRAPSQLSDPWSGTSSPQVDPWNPSAAPRTIMGAGVPMSSAPLGAAAGNDAWGGRTQSPSVASGSSNEGWLQTNGNANQNGRGATPAGAPAEGWLIKSTAVGALGAAPVSHAASNGSSSADPWLAEPAASAAGGAAAGGLADPWAAGAAPQGAGGLDDPWKALGTGAIKKQSPEFDEFDLITNRNKSELSNSNASNNNNASLLDDMDPLSANYGNGAISSSVHPSTGATAKKPLKDAHSFLGENSALVNLDNLIKPIAPQTQTGNQPAYNPFSDTVMPPKTNLFQQQQPAVPSINQLKQQAPFSVSMNQDPWAPVMGGVSATSQPSMEAWTLK; this comes from the exons a TGAGAAAGCAAAAGGACGATATGCAGGTCAATGTCGCTGGTCTGCGCAGAAACATCAAGAACCTTGCGCACAATTACTCCGATGCTCAG gtCAAAGTGCGCGAGGCCACCTCGAATGACCCGTGGGGTCCTTCGGCCGCCATCATGGGAGAGATAGCGGATCTCACCTACAATGTGGTGGCCTTCTCGGAAATCATGCAAATGATCTGGAAGCGTCTCAACGACCACGGCAAGAACTGGCGCCACGTCTACAAGGCACTCATCCTGCTGGAGTACCTGATCAAGACCGGCACGGAAAAGGTGGCCCAACAGTGCAAGGAGAACATCTTCGCCATTCAGACGCTGCGGGAATTCGTCTACTTCGAGGAGGGCAAGGATCAGGGCACCCATGTCCGTGAGAAGGCCAAGCAGCTGGTGAATCTCCTGAAAGATGACGAGCGGCTAAAGAACGAGCGTGTAAAGGCGCTAAAGGCCAAGGAGCGATTTTCCCAGCACCCGAGTGGTTTCGGCAGCGATGGGTACATTGACGGACCCTCGCAGCGGGATCTACCACCGGGCTGGCAGGAAGAACCACCCAAGTCCGTATCCGAGCTGGAAATGGTTCGGCCGCAGACGGCCGGCGAGGAGGAGCTTCAGCTTCAGCTGGCCATGGCAATGTCACGGGAGGAGGCGGAACAGGAGGAGGCCAAGCGGCGCAGCGATGATGTGCGTCTGCAACTTGCCCTCAGCCAGAGTGAGCAGGATTTCAA GGATCCAAATGGACGACCTATTCCCGCGCCCAAGAAGGAGGAACCCCAGAGTCATTTGCTAGATCTGCTGGACATTTCGCTAGGCGCCACGAGCATCTCGAGTCCACCGCTGGGCGCTGCAGGCGGCGCTCCAGCAGCTGTGGTCGATCCCTGGGCCACTCCTGGTCCCCGAGCTCCCAGCCAATTGTCCGATCCCTGGTCGGGTACTTCCTCGCCACAAGTGGACCCCTGGAATCCCTCCGCTGCACCTCGTACCATCATGGGAGCCGGAGTGCCGATGAGCTCGGCGCCATTGGGTGCAGCAGCTGGAAACGATGCATGGGGTGGTCGCACCCAGTCGCCATCGGTGGCCTCTGGCTCCTCCAACGAGGGCTGGCTACAGACCAATGGAAATGCCAACCAAAACGGACGTGGAGCCACTCCGGCGGGAGCTCCAGCTGAAGGCTGGTTAATAAAATCAACTGCTGTCGGAGCTTTGGGAGCTGCACCCGTGAGTCATGCGGCAAGCAATGGCAGCTCATCTGCGGATCCTTGGCTGGCTGAGCCAGCAGCATCAGCggcaggaggagcagcagctggTGGTTTGGCGGATCCCTGGGCGGCAGGAGCAGCACCTCAGGGCGCGGGTGGCCTGGATGATCCCTGGAAAGCCCTGGGAACAGGCGCCATAAAG AAACAATCCCCCGAGTTTGATGAGTTTGACTTAATTACTAACCGGAACAAGAGTGAGCTAAGCAATTCCAACGcctccaacaacaacaatg CGTCTCTGCTCGACGACATGGATCCGCTATCGGCGAACTACGGAAATGGAGCCATAAGCAGCAGTGTGCATCCGTCGACGGGCGCCACGGCAAAGAAACCGCTGAAGGATGCCCATTCCTTCCTCGGCGAGAACTCCGCGCTGGTTAACTTGGACAATCTGATCAAACCGATTGCGCCACAGACGCAAACGGGTAATCAGCCGGCATACAATCCCTTCAGCGATACCGTGATGCCACCGAAGACAAATCTattccagcagcagcagccagcC GTGCCGTCCATCAATCAGCTTAAACAGCAGGCTCCCTTCTCAGTCAGCATGAACCAGGACCCCTGGGCGCCCGTAATGGGTGGCGTTAGTGCGACTTCACAG CCATCAATGGAGGCTTGGACGCTTAAATAA
- the lqf gene encoding epsin-2 isoform X1 → MRKQKDDMQVNVAGLRRNIKNLAHNYSDAQVKVREATSNDPWGPSAAIMGEIADLTYNVVAFSEIMQMIWKRLNDHGKNWRHVYKALILLEYLIKTGTEKVAQQCKENIFAIQTLREFVYFEEGKDQGTHVREKAKQLVNLLKDDERLKNERVKALKAKERFSQHPSGFGSDGYIDGPSQRDLPPGWQEEPPKSVSELEMVRPQTAGEEELQLQLAMAMSREEAEQEEAKRRSDDVRLQLALSQSEQDFKDPNGRPIPAPKKEEPQSHLLDLLDISLGATSISSPPLGAAGGAPAAVVDPWATPGPRAPSQLSDPWSGTSSPQVDPWNPSAAPRTIMGAGVPMSSAPLGAAAGNDAWGGRTQSPSVASGSSNEGWLQTNGNANQNGRGATPAGAPAEGWLIKSTAVGALGAAPVSHAASNGSSSADPWLAEPAASAAGGAAAGGLADPWAAGAAPQGAGGLDDPWKALGTGAIKKQSPEFDEFDLITNRNKSELSNSNASNNNNASLLDDMDPLSANYGNGAISSSVHPSTGATAKKPLKDAHSFLGENSALVNLDNLIKPIAPQTQTGNQPAYNPFSDTVMPPKTNLFQQQQPAVPSINQLKQQAPFSVSMNQDPWAPVMGGVSATSQPKLPPPVRPTSLNLGPPSVGEFQLLSAFSNPIIPSATILQPQQNSQVYNSAYQSNSSTNILSNSNMNSSTSNSTIYSSYASPSPGIDGIRNMDIFTERPYYNSPTAPADETYMYNGTNNNNVNSNYGTPRLYSSYAASYSSALSDSLAETPGISVAPMGFVAEPAMSFGPSSSAANNCKLEQNNNMPWIKPEAATNPFLS, encoded by the exons a TGAGAAAGCAAAAGGACGATATGCAGGTCAATGTCGCTGGTCTGCGCAGAAACATCAAGAACCTTGCGCACAATTACTCCGATGCTCAG gtCAAAGTGCGCGAGGCCACCTCGAATGACCCGTGGGGTCCTTCGGCCGCCATCATGGGAGAGATAGCGGATCTCACCTACAATGTGGTGGCCTTCTCGGAAATCATGCAAATGATCTGGAAGCGTCTCAACGACCACGGCAAGAACTGGCGCCACGTCTACAAGGCACTCATCCTGCTGGAGTACCTGATCAAGACCGGCACGGAAAAGGTGGCCCAACAGTGCAAGGAGAACATCTTCGCCATTCAGACGCTGCGGGAATTCGTCTACTTCGAGGAGGGCAAGGATCAGGGCACCCATGTCCGTGAGAAGGCCAAGCAGCTGGTGAATCTCCTGAAAGATGACGAGCGGCTAAAGAACGAGCGTGTAAAGGCGCTAAAGGCCAAGGAGCGATTTTCCCAGCACCCGAGTGGTTTCGGCAGCGATGGGTACATTGACGGACCCTCGCAGCGGGATCTACCACCGGGCTGGCAGGAAGAACCACCCAAGTCCGTATCCGAGCTGGAAATGGTTCGGCCGCAGACGGCCGGCGAGGAGGAGCTTCAGCTTCAGCTGGCCATGGCAATGTCACGGGAGGAGGCGGAACAGGAGGAGGCCAAGCGGCGCAGCGATGATGTGCGTCTGCAACTTGCCCTCAGCCAGAGTGAGCAGGATTTCAA GGATCCAAATGGACGACCTATTCCCGCGCCCAAGAAGGAGGAACCCCAGAGTCATTTGCTAGATCTGCTGGACATTTCGCTAGGCGCCACGAGCATCTCGAGTCCACCGCTGGGCGCTGCAGGCGGCGCTCCAGCAGCTGTGGTCGATCCCTGGGCCACTCCTGGTCCCCGAGCTCCCAGCCAATTGTCCGATCCCTGGTCGGGTACTTCCTCGCCACAAGTGGACCCCTGGAATCCCTCCGCTGCACCTCGTACCATCATGGGAGCCGGAGTGCCGATGAGCTCGGCGCCATTGGGTGCAGCAGCTGGAAACGATGCATGGGGTGGTCGCACCCAGTCGCCATCGGTGGCCTCTGGCTCCTCCAACGAGGGCTGGCTACAGACCAATGGAAATGCCAACCAAAACGGACGTGGAGCCACTCCGGCGGGAGCTCCAGCTGAAGGCTGGTTAATAAAATCAACTGCTGTCGGAGCTTTGGGAGCTGCACCCGTGAGTCATGCGGCAAGCAATGGCAGCTCATCTGCGGATCCTTGGCTGGCTGAGCCAGCAGCATCAGCggcaggaggagcagcagctggTGGTTTGGCGGATCCCTGGGCGGCAGGAGCAGCACCTCAGGGCGCGGGTGGCCTGGATGATCCCTGGAAAGCCCTGGGAACAGGCGCCATAAAG AAACAATCCCCCGAGTTTGATGAGTTTGACTTAATTACTAACCGGAACAAGAGTGAGCTAAGCAATTCCAACGcctccaacaacaacaatg CGTCTCTGCTCGACGACATGGATCCGCTATCGGCGAACTACGGAAATGGAGCCATAAGCAGCAGTGTGCATCCGTCGACGGGCGCCACGGCAAAGAAACCGCTGAAGGATGCCCATTCCTTCCTCGGCGAGAACTCCGCGCTGGTTAACTTGGACAATCTGATCAAACCGATTGCGCCACAGACGCAAACGGGTAATCAGCCGGCATACAATCCCTTCAGCGATACCGTGATGCCACCGAAGACAAATCTattccagcagcagcagccagcC GTGCCGTCCATCAATCAGCTTAAACAGCAGGCTCCCTTCTCAGTCAGCATGAACCAGGACCCCTGGGCGCCCGTAATGGGTGGCGTTAGTGCGACTTCACAG CCAAAACTTCCGCCTCCCGTGCGTCCCACTAGCCTCAACTTGGGGCCTCCGTCCGTGGGTGAATTTCAGCTGTTGAGTGCGTTTAGTAATCCCATCATTCCCTCCGCCACCATCCTCCAGCCACAGCAGAATTCGCAGGTCTACAACTCTGCGTACCAGAGCAATAGCAGCACCAATATCCTGAGCAACAGTAACATGAATAGCTccaccagcaacagcaccaTATACAGCAGCTATGCAAGTCCGAGTCCTGGCATCGATGGCATCCGCAACATGGATATATTCACCGAGCGTCCATACTATAATAGTCCAACAGCACCTGCTGACGAAACTTATATGTACAATGGCACCAATAATAACAATGTCAACAGCAACTATGGTACTCCCAGACTTTATTCAAGCTATGCTGCCAGCTATAGCAGCGCTCTATCCGACTCGCTGGCCGAAACCCCGGGAATTAGTGTGGCTCCCATGGGCTTTGTGGCCGAGCCTGCCATGAGTTTCGGTCCCTCGTCCTCGGCGGCCAACAACTGCAAGCTGGAA CAAAATAACAACATGCCGTGGATCAAGCCGGAAGCAGCAACAAATCCATTTTTGTCGTAA
- the lqf gene encoding epsin-2 isoform X4, with translation MRKQKDDMQVNVAGLRRNIKNLAHNYSDAQVKVREATSNDPWGPSAAIMGEIADLTYNVVAFSEIMQMIWKRLNDHGKNWRHVYKALILLEYLIKTGTEKVAQQCKENIFAIQTLREFVYFEEGKDQGTHVREKAKQLVNLLKDDERLKNERVKALKAKERFSQHPSGFGSDGYIDGPSQRDLPPGWQEEPPKSVSELEMVRPQTAGEEELQLQLAMAMSREEAEQEEAKRRSDDVRLQLALSQSEQDFKDPNGRPIPAPKKEEPQSHLLDLLDISLGATSISSPPLGAAGGAPAAVVDPWATPGPRAPSQLSDPWSGTSSPQVDPWNPSAAPRTIMGAGVPMSSAPLGAAAGNDAWGGRTQSPSVASGSSNEGWLQTNGNANQNGRGATPAGAPAEGWLIKSTAVGALGAAPVSHAASNGSSSADPWLAEPAASAAGGAAAGGLADPWAAGAAPQGAGGLDDPWKALGTGAIKKQSPEFDEFDLITNRNKSELSNSNASNNNNASLLDDMDPLSANYGNGAISSSVHPSTGATAKKPLKDAHSFLGENSALVNLDNLIKPIAPQTQTGNQPAYNPFSDTVMPPKTNLFQQQQPAVPSINQLKQQAPFSVSMNQDPWAPVMGGVSATSQPQQNSQVYNSAYQSNSSTNILSNSNMNSSTSNSTIYSSYASPSPGIDGIRNMDIFTERPYYNSPTAPADETYMYNGTNNNNVNSNYGTPRLYSSYAASYSSALSDSLAETPGISVAPMGFVAEPAMSFGPSSSAANNCKLEQNNNMPWIKPEAATNPFLS, from the exons a TGAGAAAGCAAAAGGACGATATGCAGGTCAATGTCGCTGGTCTGCGCAGAAACATCAAGAACCTTGCGCACAATTACTCCGATGCTCAG gtCAAAGTGCGCGAGGCCACCTCGAATGACCCGTGGGGTCCTTCGGCCGCCATCATGGGAGAGATAGCGGATCTCACCTACAATGTGGTGGCCTTCTCGGAAATCATGCAAATGATCTGGAAGCGTCTCAACGACCACGGCAAGAACTGGCGCCACGTCTACAAGGCACTCATCCTGCTGGAGTACCTGATCAAGACCGGCACGGAAAAGGTGGCCCAACAGTGCAAGGAGAACATCTTCGCCATTCAGACGCTGCGGGAATTCGTCTACTTCGAGGAGGGCAAGGATCAGGGCACCCATGTCCGTGAGAAGGCCAAGCAGCTGGTGAATCTCCTGAAAGATGACGAGCGGCTAAAGAACGAGCGTGTAAAGGCGCTAAAGGCCAAGGAGCGATTTTCCCAGCACCCGAGTGGTTTCGGCAGCGATGGGTACATTGACGGACCCTCGCAGCGGGATCTACCACCGGGCTGGCAGGAAGAACCACCCAAGTCCGTATCCGAGCTGGAAATGGTTCGGCCGCAGACGGCCGGCGAGGAGGAGCTTCAGCTTCAGCTGGCCATGGCAATGTCACGGGAGGAGGCGGAACAGGAGGAGGCCAAGCGGCGCAGCGATGATGTGCGTCTGCAACTTGCCCTCAGCCAGAGTGAGCAGGATTTCAA GGATCCAAATGGACGACCTATTCCCGCGCCCAAGAAGGAGGAACCCCAGAGTCATTTGCTAGATCTGCTGGACATTTCGCTAGGCGCCACGAGCATCTCGAGTCCACCGCTGGGCGCTGCAGGCGGCGCTCCAGCAGCTGTGGTCGATCCCTGGGCCACTCCTGGTCCCCGAGCTCCCAGCCAATTGTCCGATCCCTGGTCGGGTACTTCCTCGCCACAAGTGGACCCCTGGAATCCCTCCGCTGCACCTCGTACCATCATGGGAGCCGGAGTGCCGATGAGCTCGGCGCCATTGGGTGCAGCAGCTGGAAACGATGCATGGGGTGGTCGCACCCAGTCGCCATCGGTGGCCTCTGGCTCCTCCAACGAGGGCTGGCTACAGACCAATGGAAATGCCAACCAAAACGGACGTGGAGCCACTCCGGCGGGAGCTCCAGCTGAAGGCTGGTTAATAAAATCAACTGCTGTCGGAGCTTTGGGAGCTGCACCCGTGAGTCATGCGGCAAGCAATGGCAGCTCATCTGCGGATCCTTGGCTGGCTGAGCCAGCAGCATCAGCggcaggaggagcagcagctggTGGTTTGGCGGATCCCTGGGCGGCAGGAGCAGCACCTCAGGGCGCGGGTGGCCTGGATGATCCCTGGAAAGCCCTGGGAACAGGCGCCATAAAG AAACAATCCCCCGAGTTTGATGAGTTTGACTTAATTACTAACCGGAACAAGAGTGAGCTAAGCAATTCCAACGcctccaacaacaacaatg CGTCTCTGCTCGACGACATGGATCCGCTATCGGCGAACTACGGAAATGGAGCCATAAGCAGCAGTGTGCATCCGTCGACGGGCGCCACGGCAAAGAAACCGCTGAAGGATGCCCATTCCTTCCTCGGCGAGAACTCCGCGCTGGTTAACTTGGACAATCTGATCAAACCGATTGCGCCACAGACGCAAACGGGTAATCAGCCGGCATACAATCCCTTCAGCGATACCGTGATGCCACCGAAGACAAATCTattccagcagcagcagccagcC GTGCCGTCCATCAATCAGCTTAAACAGCAGGCTCCCTTCTCAGTCAGCATGAACCAGGACCCCTGGGCGCCCGTAATGGGTGGCGTTAGTGCGACTTCACAG CCACAGCAGAATTCGCAGGTCTACAACTCTGCGTACCAGAGCAATAGCAGCACCAATATCCTGAGCAACAGTAACATGAATAGCTccaccagcaacagcaccaTATACAGCAGCTATGCAAGTCCGAGTCCTGGCATCGATGGCATCCGCAACATGGATATATTCACCGAGCGTCCATACTATAATAGTCCAACAGCACCTGCTGACGAAACTTATATGTACAATGGCACCAATAATAACAATGTCAACAGCAACTATGGTACTCCCAGACTTTATTCAAGCTATGCTGCCAGCTATAGCAGCGCTCTATCCGACTCGCTGGCCGAAACCCCGGGAATTAGTGTGGCTCCCATGGGCTTTGTGGCCGAGCCTGCCATGAGTTTCGGTCCCTCGTCCTCGGCGGCCAACAACTGCAAGCTGGAA CAAAATAACAACATGCCGTGGATCAAGCCGGAAGCAGCAACAAATCCATTTTTGTCGTAA
- the lqf gene encoding epsin-2 isoform X2, which produces MRKQKDDMQVNVAGLRRNIKNLAHNYSDAQVKVREATSNDPWGPSAAIMGEIADLTYNVVAFSEIMQMIWKRLNDHGKNWRHVYKALILLEYLIKTGTEKVAQQCKENIFAIQTLREFVYFEEGKDQGTHVREKAKQLVNLLKDDERLKNERVKALKAKERFSQHPSGFGSDGYIDGPSQRDLPPGWQEEPPKSVSELEMVRPQTAGEEELQLQLAMAMSREEAEQEEAKRRSDDVRLQLALSQSEQDFKDPNGRPIPAPKKEEPQSHLLDLLDISLGATSISSPPLGAAGGAPAAVVDPWATPGPRAPSQLSDPWSGTSSPQVDPWNPSAAPRTIMGAGVPMSSAPLGAAAGNDAWGGRTQSPSVASGSSNEGWLQTNGNANQNGRGATPAGAPAEGWLIKSTAVGALGAAPVSHAASNGSSSADPWLAEPAASAAGGAAAGGLADPWAAGAAPQGAGGLDDPWKALGTGAIKKQSPEFDEFDLITNRNKSELSNSNASNNNNASLLDDMDPLSANYGNGAISSSVHPSTGATAKKPLKDAHSFLGENSALVNLDNLIKPIAPQTQTGNQPAYNPFSDTVMPPKTNLFQQQQPAVPSINQLKQQAPFSVSMNQDPWAPVMGGVSATSQPKLPPPVRPTSLNLGPPSVGEFQLLSAFSNPIIPSATILQPQQNSQVYNSAYQSNSSTNILSNSNMNSSTSNSTIYSSYASPSPGIDGIRNMDIFTERPYYNSPTAPADETYMYNGTNNNNVNSNYGTPRLYSSYAASYSSALSDSLAETPGISVAPMGFVAEPAMSFGPSSSAANNCKLEQNNNMPWIKPEAATNPFLS; this is translated from the exons A TGAGAAAGCAAAAGGACGATATGCAGGTCAATGTCGCTGGTCTGCGCAGAAACATCAAGAACCTTGCGCACAATTACTCCGATGCTCAG gtCAAAGTGCGCGAGGCCACCTCGAATGACCCGTGGGGTCCTTCGGCCGCCATCATGGGAGAGATAGCGGATCTCACCTACAATGTGGTGGCCTTCTCGGAAATCATGCAAATGATCTGGAAGCGTCTCAACGACCACGGCAAGAACTGGCGCCACGTCTACAAGGCACTCATCCTGCTGGAGTACCTGATCAAGACCGGCACGGAAAAGGTGGCCCAACAGTGCAAGGAGAACATCTTCGCCATTCAGACGCTGCGGGAATTCGTCTACTTCGAGGAGGGCAAGGATCAGGGCACCCATGTCCGTGAGAAGGCCAAGCAGCTGGTGAATCTCCTGAAAGATGACGAGCGGCTAAAGAACGAGCGTGTAAAGGCGCTAAAGGCCAAGGAGCGATTTTCCCAGCACCCGAGTGGTTTCGGCAGCGATGGGTACATTGACGGACCCTCGCAGCGGGATCTACCACCGGGCTGGCAGGAAGAACCACCCAAGTCCGTATCCGAGCTGGAAATGGTTCGGCCGCAGACGGCCGGCGAGGAGGAGCTTCAGCTTCAGCTGGCCATGGCAATGTCACGGGAGGAGGCGGAACAGGAGGAGGCCAAGCGGCGCAGCGATGATGTGCGTCTGCAACTTGCCCTCAGCCAGAGTGAGCAGGATTTCAA GGATCCAAATGGACGACCTATTCCCGCGCCCAAGAAGGAGGAACCCCAGAGTCATTTGCTAGATCTGCTGGACATTTCGCTAGGCGCCACGAGCATCTCGAGTCCACCGCTGGGCGCTGCAGGCGGCGCTCCAGCAGCTGTGGTCGATCCCTGGGCCACTCCTGGTCCCCGAGCTCCCAGCCAATTGTCCGATCCCTGGTCGGGTACTTCCTCGCCACAAGTGGACCCCTGGAATCCCTCCGCTGCACCTCGTACCATCATGGGAGCCGGAGTGCCGATGAGCTCGGCGCCATTGGGTGCAGCAGCTGGAAACGATGCATGGGGTGGTCGCACCCAGTCGCCATCGGTGGCCTCTGGCTCCTCCAACGAGGGCTGGCTACAGACCAATGGAAATGCCAACCAAAACGGACGTGGAGCCACTCCGGCGGGAGCTCCAGCTGAAGGCTGGTTAATAAAATCAACTGCTGTCGGAGCTTTGGGAGCTGCACCCGTGAGTCATGCGGCAAGCAATGGCAGCTCATCTGCGGATCCTTGGCTGGCTGAGCCAGCAGCATCAGCggcaggaggagcagcagctggTGGTTTGGCGGATCCCTGGGCGGCAGGAGCAGCACCTCAGGGCGCGGGTGGCCTGGATGATCCCTGGAAAGCCCTGGGAACAGGCGCCATAAAG AAACAATCCCCCGAGTTTGATGAGTTTGACTTAATTACTAACCGGAACAAGAGTGAGCTAAGCAATTCCAACGcctccaacaacaacaatg CGTCTCTGCTCGACGACATGGATCCGCTATCGGCGAACTACGGAAATGGAGCCATAAGCAGCAGTGTGCATCCGTCGACGGGCGCCACGGCAAAGAAACCGCTGAAGGATGCCCATTCCTTCCTCGGCGAGAACTCCGCGCTGGTTAACTTGGACAATCTGATCAAACCGATTGCGCCACAGACGCAAACGGGTAATCAGCCGGCATACAATCCCTTCAGCGATACCGTGATGCCACCGAAGACAAATCTattccagcagcagcagccagcC GTGCCGTCCATCAATCAGCTTAAACAGCAGGCTCCCTTCTCAGTCAGCATGAACCAGGACCCCTGGGCGCCCGTAATGGGTGGCGTTAGTGCGACTTCACAG CCAAAACTTCCGCCTCCCGTGCGTCCCACTAGCCTCAACTTGGGGCCTCCGTCCGTGGGTGAATTTCAGCTGTTGAGTGCGTTTAGTAATCCCATCATTCCCTCCGCCACCATCCTCCAGCCACAGCAGAATTCGCAGGTCTACAACTCTGCGTACCAGAGCAATAGCAGCACCAATATCCTGAGCAACAGTAACATGAATAGCTccaccagcaacagcaccaTATACAGCAGCTATGCAAGTCCGAGTCCTGGCATCGATGGCATCCGCAACATGGATATATTCACCGAGCGTCCATACTATAATAGTCCAACAGCACCTGCTGACGAAACTTATATGTACAATGGCACCAATAATAACAATGTCAACAGCAACTATGGTACTCCCAGACTTTATTCAAGCTATGCTGCCAGCTATAGCAGCGCTCTATCCGACTCGCTGGCCGAAACCCCGGGAATTAGTGTGGCTCCCATGGGCTTTGTGGCCGAGCCTGCCATGAGTTTCGGTCCCTCGTCCTCGGCGGCCAACAACTGCAAGCTGGAA CAAAATAACAACATGCCGTGGATCAAGCCGGAAGCAGCAACAAATCCATTTTTGTCGTAA